In the Theobroma cacao cultivar B97-61/B2 chromosome 1, Criollo_cocoa_genome_V2, whole genome shotgun sequence genome, one interval contains:
- the LOC18613393 gene encoding DUF21 domain-containing protein At4g14240 yields MLLQNAIVLARTIMTLSPNDILFEPDDIPFGSVKWFVYAGFSCLLVLFAGIMSGLTLGLMSMSLVELEILQRSGTITEKKQAATILPVVKRQHQLLVTLLLCNACAMEALPISLDKIFHPFVAVLLSVTFVLAFGEIIPQAICSRYGLSVGANFVWLVRILMIICYPIAYPIGKVLDAVIGHGDALFRRAQLKALVSIHGQEAGKGGELTHDETTIISGALDLTEKTAEEAMTPIESTFSLDVNSKLDWEAVGKILARGHSRIPVYAGNPKNIIGLLLVKSLLTVRAETETPVSAVSIRRIPRVPAHMPLYDILNEFQKGSSHMAAVVKVKEKTKDPEFFDDGEKFDEHRVTNGNSQLTTPLLTKYDTKVDSVAVDVEKPSRPITVKKTLQENGVTANTLHHFTEDIEDGEVIGIITLEDVFEELLQEEIVDETDVYVDVHKRIRVAAAAAASSVARAPSSRRLIGQKPSGVQSKQGQMTKKSVEDD; encoded by the exons ATGTTGTTGCAAAACGCCATAGTCTTAGCTCGGACAATCATGACGTTATCGCCGAACGACATCCTCTTCGAACCGGACGACATCCCCTTCGGCTCCGTTAAGTGGTTCGTCTATGCGGGATTCTCCTGCTTGCTTGTGCTCTTCGCCGGGATAATGTCGGGCCTTACCTTGGGCTTGATGTCCATGAGTCTCGTTGAGCTCGAAATTCTACAGAGAAGCGGCACTATTACTGAGAAGAAACAAGCTG CTACTATCTTACCAGTTGTTAAAAGGCAGCATCAGCTTCTTGTGACTTTGCTTCTGTGTAATGCATGTGCCATGGAG GCCCTTCCTATATcccttgataaaatttttcacccctTTGTTGCAGTGTTGCTGTCTGTCACTTTTGTTCTGGCTTTTGGAGAG ATTATTCCACAAGCAATATGTTCAAGATATGGACTTTCTGTTGGTGCAAATTTTGTGTGGCTGGTGCGCATTTTGATGATCATTTGTTATCCAATTGCTTACCCTATTGGAAAG GTTCTGGATGCTGTAATTGGCCACGGTGATGCTTTGTTTAGACGGGCTCAGTTGAAAGCCCTTGTCTCTATCCACGGCCAAGAG GCTGGAAAGGGTGGTGAACTAACACATGACGAGACAACCATCATTAGTGGTGCGCTAGATTTAACTGAAAAG ACTGCAGAGGAGGCTATGACACCAATTGAGTCGACATTTTCCTTGGATGTCAATTCGAAATTGGATTG GGAAGCAGTTGGAAAAATTCTTGCACGTGGTCATAGTCGTATCCCGGTCTATGCTGGGAATCCGAAAAACATCATTGGGCTGTTACTG GTGAAAAGTCTTCTCACTGTAAGAGCAGAGACAGAGACTCCAGTCAGTGCTGTTTCCATCCGAAGGATTCCTAG GGTTCCAGCACACATGCCTTTGTATGATATCCTCAATGAATTTCAAAAGGGAAGCAGTCATATGGCAGCTGTAGTGAAGGTCAAAGAAAAGACCAAAGACCCTGAGTTCTTTGATGATGGAGAGAAATTTGACGAGCATAGAGTTACCAATGGGAATTCTCAACTAACCACCCCTTTGCTGACCAAATATGACACTAAAGTAGATAGTGTTGCTGTTGATGTTGAGAAACCTTCAAGGCCTATCACTGTGAAGAAAACTCTTCAAGAAAATGGTGTCACAGCAAATACCTTGCATCATTTTACAGAGGATATTGAAGATGGGGAAGTCATTGGTATCATTACCCTAGAAGATGTTTTTGAAGAACTTCTCCAA GAGGAAATTGTAGATGAGACTGATGTATATGTTGATGTACATAAAAG GATACGTGTGGCTGCTGCTGCGGCTGCTTCATCTGTGGCCCGAGCTCCATCCAGTCGTAGATTGATTGGCCAAAAGCCTTCA